The following is a genomic window from Aphis gossypii isolate Hap1 chromosome X, ASM2018417v2, whole genome shotgun sequence.
acgcatattattattatattaaatagtatttacgaTACTAGTATTATGTACGCGTATACATCATATtgtgtacgtataatatcattatgcaCGAgactagataatataatattattttataatacgcgGGCGGTGCGTGCCGACTCATCTCCTGGTCCGCGgtgtatatcaaaatattattattcgtttttcgGGAACGAAAAATGGACATTTAAACGAACgaaggcggcggcggcggcgtcatCGTCGTAGTCGCagtcgtcgtcgccgtcgcGTCATCCGATAGGTACGCACACGCACACgcgtttataaatgtatataaaatatattatactatattataatagtaaacgaATAATGTATATGACGTATGTGCCTATATGAGAATACGCGCGTGCACacgaatattatagtttatgttctttgaatattaatggattccaccgccgccgccgccgccaaaCACGAATAATATCAGTTTTGTGTTTACGAATCGACACggatcgttataataatattattatcggtgTTTCTGGCGTCGGCGGCGGTGTACGACGACGTCGCGTGTATAGTGCTCATGCCGCCGCCGTTTCGAAAGTATCTTTTATATATGAAcccgtgtataatatacgtataggtacGACGTTTACACGGGCGCGCACGCACTTATTTGATATGTCGATAACGTAGTTTTTCGTCGACCGAGAACAATGACAGCAGAGACGCgataaacatttaagtatatcGTACATTCGTATAGTATACCGCGTTATATATACGTGGTATATggtgtaataatatagctaACCGCGCGCgtgtgccgccgccgccgcggctGTGCAACAGGTAGCGCGGAGGGTAACGAACTCTCGCCCAACTCGACGTGTcggttacaaaaatattttcaccgCCCCGCCATTATACTGTAATCTTGgggttaacatttttaaatgtcgtATAATATGCATGACATCAAACGAGCACCTCGCAATGTCCAATGCCCCGAAAATCTTGCACACAAAACTAAATTCCGAATGCGCGTGTGCTATCGAGATCGTTATTCCGAGCCCTGGAGCCTACACTTAGGTGGTATATCCGCGAACACGCTGAACTAAACAACTAAACCCAATAGTTGTTTAACGTGAGAGTAAATTTTACGCTTCGCTCCGATTTTATTCCGCCGTGCATGTTTGCAGTTACCCCTACCTCGGATGACATTCTTTTCAAATCGGTgtctttaaaaaacattatttcggGAAAATTAACACTTTAGCCAACGTACTCAACGACTAGTGAGAGTAttgtttttaagctattttctTCGCAGACAaatcaatgtataattataatcaatataatttaccatATTGTCATAATAGGTGGTCGTCGTTCGGGCGAGTGAAATTGTTTAAATCCGCTCGAGTGATATGCATTTTGACGATGCGCatgtggttttattttattaatttttaacttaatattactattttacaatattatagttaatattagttaatagcaatgaaatatatatatatattataatttataagtgattttattttgatttttttgtattgaatatatacaTCGATATGATGTGTAGTATAGATttaaacctatataaatttaccTTTACATCTATAATCTATTCGTACGTATTCGCCCTAACAGTATTTTCGGCGGATTCGACCTAACACTTTACGCCcggtactatattattcacatCACGTCGACCTTAGAATGTTTGATTTAAGATACCGCTACGGCGctacaatatttcattaagACAATGTTTTGTACAAAGTGaggtactttaaaaaattatattatagtgcttTTACACTTAGATAGAGCTACAACATATATAAAGGAAGTGCGACGACGACGAGGCGCGTAACAAAATTGGTTAACTATCGTCAAGCAATATATAGCTGGTATATAACCTCTACGAACGGGcggatttcttttttaatggaaaatcgttgtaaaatttgtgttttttttccaaagCGTGTTTGACGTATTCGGTCCtgcctatataggtacctactattctCTAAAACCGCCACAGCGGCAGCGGGATTATAAACACACAAGACATAAAACGTTATATTTTctgtatgtacataatatatatatacaccgaGTGATGATGTGCTTGtatatatgtttgttttatttatttattattattatttaaatcagttaATACGAAACGCTCTCTTACATTCCACGGCCGATCGTGACTAGAAATTTGAAGTACTGGTTCCTATTATGcgtttgacaatattattatataatacgaaatGAAATgaagcggcggcggcggcggcaaacGATGTCCGTATGGTGCGTATATGGCGTGGTGTATTTATGTTGTGGCGCTTACGTGCGGGTTGCGTGTGTAACAATATCGAAAAGCGGAGCCCATAACCAAAACGCCGAATCACTATATATCGCAAGTCCATAGcgtcgtattataatttatattataacacaataaattaacaattaatgcaCTTTTTATACCACGTACAACCGCggcataatgtattattattacggtacGTCCGatgaaatgttttatgtaGGTAACTCGTCCCGGACGCGTACTcatcctatattatatgtatacctattatatattgtacatccCAAATGATCTAACAACTCACtaacacattaatatataggtatagtgcgGCCGTTGATTGATCACCGAATTGTTCGGGTAACTATccgattttaacttttaacacgCACGTCGCACATATAGAAATAACCATCTCgtcggtatattattatgatttttatgacGACTCGGACcctattttatgaatataatcgTATTGTTTCGGGTAATATACGCATTATGTATACACGCGTTACTGGTGAACTATTAAATCAGCCGACCCCTACGCAGAATtcctgtacaatatattatatagtatacgatgtgttatgtaataaattgtaattaacacGTTGTCAGCGCCCTGTCAGGAGCTCGGTAGGCTCTATATGAAAACGTTATTTTAGGGCTAAAAACGACGTATCGTAAAGCTTGTGTTTGAAAACATTTGTGAATTTGTTTGTGACGTATGTTATCATTAATCAATAACAGCCgacgaaaaatacaaaattaaacttaaagctcgtaaaaactttaatgaaatgaacatttaaaaacgttaatcGTCAAAagttacgtatatatatatataaaaaactattgcGTTTTGATTGAATGTACGAAAACTGAATTgctagaattaaaataaacgattcacaataatattacaaaaagtcgtatttactattattatcaccCTAAGTCCCACTTTTTAACGACGGATGATGAcgtgcataaaataaaatattgaatttatacaaaactGTGCGATCATAAGCATACTCATAATGCacaattaatttaacgttttaattttgtttttgtttttatcaacaGAAAACCTGACTGTCAAATCCCTGGACTTCAGTATTCGACTGTCGATATTCGCTGAGGAGTCGCATCGGTATTTGTGTTTCAACAACAAATGGTCCCTTGTTGGTTCGGTAAGTGATttctctattatataatattatatttatactcgcACATATATCTAACAGTTATAAAGTCAACAACTACACACAATTACatgtagtatttattttatatatatatatatatattgtattaaataatatatatatatatttataagaatattgaataacaaGGTCCTCGAAGAGCGCATCTCACCCTTCACATAAcgaattccttttttttttttacgatgtaCAATAAACCGATATGACTGCTGCGTATCTCCTGCACATTGTTTTAACGTACATTAAAAGATGAATTTCACAATCTAGCACActcgaatattattttttatcgtctGCGTGCGTTGAGTAAATACACGAAAAGAatgttcgaaaaaaaaaacacatttttcacTCGGCCGTCTTAAATAAATGTCGacactattactattactttacaatattaggtatatcatacGTACATCAATTGTTATATGCGCATGTCTCTACCTTtgtaatgtaatgtatttgtattaaacatatacgagctgtatagaaatataatgtttagtgTGGTTTAGTCACAATCTTTTCAgccacttattattattacttatataataatataacgtacgAAATAGCAaacaatatagaatattatatttataatatgcctGCAGTATAAGAATTaagaacaattaaatatttgtgtaatgTGATTACGTTTAAActgttatgtaggtatacaatttgacacatatacataatacataatacagtttttaaaagtcttaaataatttcgtttttttttttttttttgataatctgACAAATCGAAatgattaaattcaataataatctaataccATTATTTTTGGTTAGTTTTGGTGAGGGATAAAGGTTAAGTTATGATTTTAACAATCATTACACATCAGTGTACAATAGTTTGCTTttctatatacaaaatatcaaggacatctaagtatttaaatataacaagcTATATCcctaatacgtatatttattttaagctattattattttaataaattataggtaatttgtattaaaatttatacaacgACGGTGTAAAACTTACGATCATTTTGCACCCAATCGTTTCAAACGATCAGTACTCACGCTCACGTATGatcatattacttatataaacttTTCAATGACACAATCTCTCATGTATTTGCGGTTTTGCTCTCTTCGACTTATGGAACTGCATCGTAGCAAACATGCGTTCGTGGCACACGACATATTACGACTTTACACTACGTATACCATCATGCACACTGTAAACACCACATATtcatttgatttgtttttcctTTCAGAAACATTTCCGCGGCCCCAAGTGTCTGTTCTACGAGGAGATGCTTTCCACTGGGTACACACGGTACAAGTCGGTGGTCGACAAGTCGCGGTACATAGGTTTCAACCGGCGGGGCCGTCCAATGAGGCGGCACGTGTTCCACACGGACCCGCTAAACCGGTGCCTGAACTTCCTCAAGCTGGACACCAAGTTTGACATCGGCGACCACAACCGCAAAGTGGCCGCTTCGTCGGGCAAGACCATCGCGGTCGGCGGCAGTGGAGGCAAGCGCAACGGTTCGTCCAAGAAACCGATTGCGTCGTCCGGTGGCGGTTATAACAGAAAATCGCCTACGACCACCTCCACGACGACGACCACGACGACAactaccaccaccaccaccaccacaacGACCACTAcaacaccaccaccaccaccaccttCACCACCATCACCGTCAACACATCCTTCTTCTAAACCACCAGTCAAGCACAGTCGAATTCGGTTCCGACACAACCGACGCAACAGACACCGTCCCGAAGCCCTTCAATCGTTAGATCAAGACtagaatagtattatattattactattattattattattattattattatgactattactattattattatcattattataatcgtcaTCGTCATCTTTATAGTATCCTCGAACCTCCAGACTCGTAAAAAACACAACAGTTAtcatcacaattattattattaatttataacggaACGAAATTCCCGATCATCGACATATGGGtcgtagttttttattttttatctacaaaCACTCGACGATGTTGCTACGATTTAtgtgtagataatattatatataggttaaCCATCGCCGTGGCGTTTGAGGGATTTACACGTAGGTACACGCACTCAAAACCCTACTCGGGgactatttttctttaaataatttttatcgttttatttaaacgtCGTTTCttattgtttgattttcaaaCGTATCTCAGTAAACCGTGTTGCTGCAATCGACGACACCGTGTGCtcgtcataataatttaatacgtgCGATTCACTAGTTGCCCGGAGAGAGGTGAAAAATCTGTGCTCGCGCGTATCGACTGTGGATTTTTCCGTCGCGTTTTCCAAAAATAGTCAAACGGTCCAGTACAATTAAAGGCgatgtataatagttttatattcgtACGAAATCGGATGATCCATTCCATATGCCATGATATAATATCGCTCGCATGTTATGTTACCATGTTGTAgccatcaaaattataatataaagttaaaatgaaAGAGTCCGATGCTATTATTTGAATTGTCACGGAAAACATGTTTAGTGATATTGTTTAGTATGATAAATCTAGTCAATATTTCCTTTCCATTATAAACACTTATATAATCCAgaacatcaaaatataaaacaaaagtgTAGAATGACGTAACGTTGTGTAGTAATTTCacgcattataaataaaatacgtagtAAAAAACGTGATAGTAGAATATTGAACTATATAgtgttatgaaatatatattatattgttttgcgTACCTAgagcctatattataaaatataacgaacAAAACGTTCTCAATACcgaatagtattaatatttttaattcataaaacaaaaccatttataaaaGGCTATGGGaagaaaataaagtatttgtagcgtttaaacaataattcttTAGTCACGAGTGTCAGTTTaggttataaacatatatttccGTTCTGTAACGTCTCGTTTTGATCAAACCACAGATTGCCGAACTTAAgcgtataagtataatataaataatgtgttcgtgtgtaatatagtaacaataataattgtgatgaTAATTGTTCTGGAAACACGAGAATAATATAGAAGATGACGatattgaatacataatatctgtGTAATGCAGTGCAAATCGTTTATAATGACGTTCGAGGGAccagtagtaaaatattatgtaggtcaTAACAAATCACCGTACAACCGAATGACATGCGTACAGCAATATTGCCCGGAGTCTCGGACACTCCAATATTTTAGTTCGCACGGGACCCGacaatattatgacaatattatacaaccacGGTGTCTTTATAAACGATTTCTActgtacgatataatatacccaTACAGTATAAATTTCATCagcatatacaaataataattaacaaacctGAATTAGGAGAACCGACCGCGTTCGGATGATATATTGTTTAacgtaagtaaaaaaaaaaaaatatatatatatcgaatAAGTATCGATAAATCTCTATGAGatgaacgtttttatttttatttttattttttttgtctctctctctctctctctcttgtAAATATTGTCTATACATAATCACTATGTACATACACGGAACTGTACCATTTTAGTTGCCTCCTCTCCCCGCCCCCCAAATTCCTTACCaccctttttatttatttatttattttataattttttttccttttcgtacatttaatataatataatatataattgtgacTCCATCCCTATTAcacgaaataattttatgtttttatgttctGACTCTTTGACGTCACCGAACACCGTATTACTACAGTTTCCACCTACAATACCTGccccaatattattattataataacacaagtCTATAACGATATGTCTTTATCCGAAATATTTagcagtattaaaaataacgttgtatataatttaactgtatttagATGAGCGTGTTGGTCATGTCACACGTGCATGTTTTTTGTAATGTTCTAAAACGCTCGTCGCGTTAACCGGTgccatacaatataaataatatattcatgtatgtatatatatatatatgtatgtatatatatatatatacatttttttttaaaaatccacagtaattttgtgtttttatttccattatcCCGATCCCTGTCCCGACACccacaaatgtatttttattttatttgtaactttataatatatgcatatatatatatattatatatacatataagtatacatagaCACTAACTTTTAACatcattattgttacaattattattattgtttttttttctattaatgtgTACAACGTGTTGTACAAAACATGTACAATACAAgcgatttatattaatattttttttttccaattggaACTCTATTATTACCTCTCCCCACCAGGCACATCATACTATATGGTAACAACCGTCgtcgtgttattattattacaaaaacaaaacatattattataattattattattattattattattattataattaggtatctgAGCAAATCGCTGCTCGCtaacatgtattattttttttttcaaaaaaaaaaaacttcgcACCGGCTATTCGATCATTGTACGCTTATTGCACGTCCCAACTATTGTCCCATCACTTTCCTCAtacataccatattatattttttaatatgtatactcgCAATCAGTGCTTGAATTGGGAAAAAATTAGAGAGGTGATGCAagagtgtaaaaaaaataaaaaaatgtgcgtACCTAAGTAATATCACTAATATCtagatataagatataattagaAGAAGTacgcataaatattttttaaaaaggagAGGGACTCCGTTTCCCTCAATTCAAGCACTGCCCGCACTA
Proteins encoded in this region:
- the LOC114124492 gene encoding zinc metalloproteinase nas-14-like encodes the protein MSRVQPLTLTKIIQSAFVLLMVVLCDIWRCGPGYGFGVRLYNDCSSRNVRVDYRGRVLADDETSNPFQNLTVKSLDFSIRLSIFAEESHRYLCFNNKWSLVGSKHFRGPKCLFYEEMLSTGYTRYKSVVDKSRYIGFNRRGRPMRRHVFHTDPLNRCLNFLKLDTKFDIGDHNRKVAASSGKTIAVGGSGGKRNGSSKKPIASSGGGYNRKSPTTTSTTTTTTTTTTTTTTTTTTTTPPPPPPSPPSPSTHPSSKPPVKHSRIRFRHNRRNRHRPEALQSLDQD